In Brachyhypopomus gauderio isolate BG-103 chromosome 11, BGAUD_0.2, whole genome shotgun sequence, a single genomic region encodes these proteins:
- the foxo4 gene encoding forkhead box protein O4, whose translation MEADNVPPIDPDFEPQSRPRSCTWPLPRPDISAVKAEGTDGTESTAGTPPAEEDKQEPQPIVSEPEKVAVSEGGVVTGVGGATPRKGSSRRNAWGNQSYADLISQAIENSPEKRLTLAQIYDWMVKTVPYFKDKGDSNSSAGWKNSIRHNLSLHNKFLRVHNESTGKSSWWMLNPEGGKTGKAPRRRAASMDNSTKLLKSRMRAKQTKKQAGASGIGGPGGSLQAEGVSGAGGADSPGPPSQFGKWGVNSSSPSSRGSLDDQDMWTSFRPRTSSNASTLSGRLSPIAPGQEDEDDLPEDGRLSGYPTGSLPPTLTETLMEELDLIDGLTLITAQQGGASPSTAPPAPPTPLPSASTLLPRGSNFPSYRQRQPVKGPQGPTQPGPQNSVQGGSSSTSSSNFGNSLFNPLPGPGSRSGFNTHVPSSLEALLTSDSPPPSDVMMTQVDPLMPSQGGANLLGLGGPISGNPGKPSQMILGKSMESSPVGQMALQPQSQQPQQQLTQMGFGMLLPGMGQEPPQLTAMKTPHQLPGGGLLQHGAVPSESGNGGLQGQFGSPACFLPSQDRLPTDLDIDMFTENLDCDVDYIINSDLMDGDGIDFNFDPIVPAGQSYPGPATTQSSSHNWVPS comes from the exons ATGGAGGCAGACAATGTTCCCCCAATTGACCCAGATTTTGAGCCTCAGAGCAGACCGAGGTCGTGCACATGGCCGTTACCTAGACCCGACATCTCAGCTGTCAAAGCAGAGGGAACAGACGGCACCGAGTCCACTGCCGGAACCCCGCCTGCCGAGGAAGACAAACAAGAGCCCCAGCCAATCGTATCCGAACCTGAAAAGGTTGCCGTCTCGGAGGGAGGAGTGGTGAcaggagtgggaggggccacgCCAAGAAAGGGATCATCCCGTCGCAATGCTTGGGGGAATCAATCCTACGCTGATCTGATAAGCCAGGCGATTGAGAACTCACCAGAGAAACGACTCACTCTGGCACAGATCTATGACTGGATGGTGAAAACGGTGCCGTATTTTAAGGATAAAGGAGACAGCAACAGCTCTGCTGGATGGAAG AACTCGATTCGTCACAATCTGTCCCTCCACAACAAGTTTTTGAGAGTACACAATGAGTCTACAGGAAAGAGCTCCTGGTGGATGCTCAACCCCGAGGGGGGGAAGACTGGCAAAGCCCCTCGTCGCCGTGCCGCCTCCATGGACAATAGCACTAAATTGCTGAAAAGCCGCATGAGGGCAAAGCAGACCAAAAAGCAGGCGGGAGCCAGTGGTATAGGTGGCCCTGGTGGTTCCTTGCAGGCTGAGGGTGTGTCTGGTGCGGGGGGTGCCGACAGTCCTGGTCCTCCATCGCAGTTTGGGAAGTGGGGGGTGAACAGCAGCAGTCCATCGTCCCGCGGTAGCTTGGACGACCAGGACATGTGGACGAGCTTCAGGCCACGCACCAGTTCTAACGCCAGCACTCTGAGCGGCAGACTCTCTCCAATCGCCCCAGGTCAAGAAGACGAAGATGACCTACCCGAGGATGGTCGCCTGAGTGGCTATCCCACCGGCAGCCTTCCACCTACACTTACCGAGACCCTCATGGAAGAACTGGACCTAATCGACGGGCTTACTTTAATAACGGCGCAGCAAGGTGGTGCGAGCCCAAGCACAGCCCCACCAgctccacctacaccactgCCCTCTGCATCCACCCTGCTGCCTCGCGGGTCAAACTTTCCCTCTTATCGTCAGCGTCAGCCAGTGAAGGGACCTCAGGGACCAACCCAGCCAGGGCCACAGAACTCAGTTCAGGGAGGAAGTTCCAGCACAAGCTCATCAAACTTTGGAAACTCTCTGTTTAATCCACTGCCCGGGCCTGGATCTCGAAGTGGCTTCAATACTCACGTACCCTCCAGTCTTGAGGCATTACTCACTTCAGACTCGCCCCCACCCAGTGATGTCATGATGACTCAGGTGGATCCCCTCATGCCCAGCCAGGGAGGTGCTAATCTGttggggcttgggggccccatCTCTGGCAACCCAGGCAAGCCCAGTCAAATGATATTGGGCAAGAGTATGGAATCTAGCCCAGTGGGGCAAATGGCCCTTCAGCCCCAATCCCAACAGCCACAGCAGCAACTCACACAAATGGGCTTTGGGATGCTGCTACCAGGCATGGGCCAGGAGCCACCGCAGCTAACAGCCATGAAGACTCCGCATCAGTTGCCCGGCGGAGGTCTACTTCAGCATGGGGCTGTTCCTTCAGAAAGTGGGAATGGAGGTCTTCAGGGCCAGTTTGGCTCTCCGGCTTGCTTCTTGCCCTCTCAGGACCGTCTCCCCACAGACTTGGATATTGACATGTTCACAGAGAACCTAGATTGTGATGTTGATTACATCATCAACAGTGATCTTATGGACGGAGATGGAATTGACTTCAACTTTGATCCCATTGTACCAGCCGGACAAAGTTATCCTGGGCCAGCTACCACACAGAGCTCGTCTCACAACTGGGTGCCCAGCTAA
- the LOC143526689 gene encoding uncharacterized protein LOC143526689, with the protein MENIETEMTKVVGDPLGLSVLPKQFSLSDRLLSDLCCNTPFRNISDETFPYMSAILEDTMDISSTPKGTDDCSNAQLNKITNEDEVVSGSRSPVKTNDSSWLCMPEKIDQAVGVRMSLASPQNDNEELTQTISKESPYNLSSSLPKSSICNEKCYMLVESDGTFDISKGSKEGSSVSDSTKAVNCARAEPNNTFEKSPEPKENNSPEPNSTVSINDGSLQGDHEMYLKSSIDFCGPSNVTTGQPNKKNGSTVDITNSDVSKQEQCNEALVCGEDCEKHGTFTKEINMTFGLTGVMEQTGIASLHASTELAEPLSKHDATADLAHPRPLPTLKISNLNIIEDVEKTSNVELPPQSSGAGVCDAVLSGSSDAVSTTAVPAVNVELAACYNRTADLPEAETKGVNKQADFQRRNGVSDGDCHLNLNFSNCSSFSLDDTLDMKTHALVTSTPIILNRGFDRLESAKLTELQKRLSVINSIDVQSTDNLDGISEHDGSDTSKTSSSSNKAEIQKVSEKSSTVSKSPAVSKPPSKLAVKRKIPQAAFKSSIPKTQIQLKPPIAQDKSALVNSKVVPATRALKKPETSAASLQSLRKTVEMNKIKNLGPAKRSMTAATERLSAMPSSGCNVTADLKPSNSHMTKPKVSRMPVPGQRRLGVHPAGGGAVSAEITHSQTASKPSGLTGIRQRSSLLPSFAQKHASNDVLPLAKRKKTDMQELPACPATSADPKPGDGDQAVITDPRDSQIKGCSTGCESCTLIQEKLCTFHQELGEFLQERRNMPAGCEWLPWQQKLKVCLEEFTRLQAAHQ; encoded by the exons ATGGAGAATATTGAGACAGAGATGACTAAGGTTGTTGGCGATCCGCTTGGCCTGTCCGTCCTTCCCAAACAGTTTTCTCTCAGCGATCGCCTTTTATCAGACTTGTGTTGCAATACACCTTTCCGAAACATTTCTGATGAGACATTCCCATACATGTCAGCGATCCTGGAGGACACCATGGATATATCCTCAACTCCAAAGGGCACTGATGATTGTTCTAATGCACAGCTGaataaaataacaaatgaaGACGAGGTCGTTTCTGGATCCAGAAGTCCAGTGAAAACAAACGACAGCAGTTGGCTTTGTATGCCAGAGAAAATAGACCAGGCAGTGGGTGTCCGCATGTCACTTGCATCTCCTCAGAATGACAATGAAGAATTAACCCAAACCATTTCAAAGGAAAGTCCATATAACCTCAGTTCATCTTTGCCAAAGTCTAGTATTTGCAACGAAAAGTGTTACATGTTGGTGGAGTCTGATGGTACTTTTGATATATCTAAAGGTTCCAAAGAGGGGTCTTCTGTATCAGATTCTACTAAAGCTGTTAACTGTGCAAGAGCTGAGCCCAACAATACTTTTGAGAAGTCCCCAGAACCTAAAGAAAATAATTCTCCAGAACCTAATTCTACTGTTTCCATTAATGATGGCAGTCTGCAAGGAGACCATGAAATGTATTTAAAGTCCAGCATTGATTTTTGTGGCCCTTCAAACGTTACCACAGGACagccaaataaaaaaaatggcaGTACTGTAGATATTACTAATTCAGATGTTTCTAAACAAGAGCAGTGTAACGAAGCACTTGTGTGTGGTGAGGACTGTGAGAAACATGGCACTTTTACAAAGGAGATTAACATGACTTTTGGCTTAACTGGTGTCATGGAGCAAACTGGCATTGCTTCTCTTCACGCGTCCACCGAATTGGCTGAGCCGTTAAGTAAACATGACGCGACGGCTGACCTCGCACATCCAAGGCCCCTTCCCACCTTAAAGATTTCCAATTTAAATATCATTGAGGATGTGGAAAAGACTTCAAATGTTGAATTACCGCCACAGTCCAGTGGTGCAGGTGTATGTGATGCTGTTCTGTCTGGATCATCAGATGCTGTCAGCACAACAGCTGTTCCTGCAGTAAATGTTGAATTGGCAGCTTGCTACAATAGAACCGCAGATCTTCCTGAAGCTGAAACTAAAGGCGTAAACAAGCAGGCAGACTTCCAACGGAGAAATGGGGTTTCTGATGGAGATTGTCATCTCAACCTCAACTTCAGCAATTGTAGCAGTTTTTCTTTGGATGACACACTTGACATGAAAACCCATGCCCTGGTTACATCCACTCCTATTATTCTGAATAGGGGATTTGACAGACTGGAAAGTGCAAAGCTCACAGAACTGCAAAAAAGACTGTCTGTGATCAACAGTATTGACGTGCAGTCAACCGATAACCTGGATGGCATTAGTGAGCATGATGGATCGGACACATCAAAAACCAGTTCTTCATCTAATAAGGCTGAGATCCAGAAGGTGTCCGAAAAAAGCTCCACTGTGTCTAAGTCACCAGCTGTGAGCAAGCCTCCCTCAAAGCTTGCAGTCAAAAGGAAAATCCCTCAAGCTGCATTTAAATCCAGTATTCCCAAAACCCAGATTCAGCTAAAGCCTCCCATCGCCCAGGACAAATCAGCGCTTGTAAATTCTAAGGTGGTTCCAGCAACACGAGCTCTTAAAAAGCCAGAGACATCTGCAGCTTCTTTGCAAAGCTTAAGGAAAACAGTTGagatgaataaaataaaaaacttgGGTCCTGCCAAGAGGTCCATGACTGCTGCCACTGAACGG TTATCTGCAATGCCCTCCAGTGGATGTAATGTTACTGCAG ATTTGAAGCCCTCAAACAGTCACATGACGAAGCCTAAAGTGTCCAGGATGCCGGTGCCCGGCCAGAGAAGACTGGGTGTTCACCCCGCTGGAGGAGGTGCTGTCTCAGCAGAGATCACTCATTCTCAGACCGCTTCTAAACCATCAGGGTTAACAG GTATAAGACAAAGGAGTTCACTGCTTCCAAGTTTTGCCCAGAAGCATGCAAGCAATGATGTCCTGCCATtggcaaaaagaaagaaaactg ATATGCAGGAGCTGCCAGCCTGTCCTGCCACTTCAGCAGACCCAAAGCCAGGTGACGGTGATCAGGCAGTAATTACTGATCCCAGAGACAGCCAAATAAAAGGGTGCAGTACTG GCTGTGAAAGCTGTACACTAATTCAAGAAAAACTATGCACTTTCCACCAAGAACTTGGGGAATTTCTCCAAGAACGTAGAAACATGCCGGCAG GCTGTGAGTGGCTGCCATGGCAACAAAAACTTAAGGTGTGTTTAGAGGAGTTTACAAGATTGCAAGCAG CGCATCAGTAA